The Vitis vinifera cultivar Pinot Noir 40024 chromosome 8, ASM3070453v1 genome segment CCACcaccaagagaaaaaaataaagaaaaaaatattaacacaCATATATGTATTTCATACTAATAAATGGGGCAAATACCATTTAGCATGTACTACCAGAGAGAATGCGTAACAATCAGTTGAGCAAAATACAATGTAACCACAAAGATGTTCATCAAACCAGCACAAATAAAGACTTACACACAGGAGCCAACATACCAATCCTCGCCAATCAACAAGGAATATAGAGTTCTTTAGACTGCAAAGATGCCCTCACTCTCACAACCTGAACCATTTGTATCAATAAAGGACACCTAACAAGACAAGCAGCCAACTTAGACAAAGACACATGGATGACAAGAGAAGCATTTTACTTCAGACATAAACCATGGTACTTAGATTTTATCGAGCTTTTCAGCTTTGACAACAGGGTTGGCTTTAGCAATAGCATCCCGTGCAGCAGTCCGGTAATCAAAGGGGCAGTCATGTTTGTCAGAGTAGCGATGAACTGCACAAAAGAGGTTACCACATTTGCAATTGAAACCCGTTAAACCTACACGCTTTCGACATGCGGTGCACCGATTTGGTCCCTCCTTGACCTTGGACTCAATGATCTGGTTTGAGGATGAGTCATTGGAAGCTTCAGCAGAAATGGCCTTCACCTCCACTGGTCCAGCTTGCACATCCACGGTACCAGCAACAATGGGCTCCTTTCCATTGCCGCTAGAGCTTCCATTCACAATGCTTCCAATGGATGATGCTGCAAGTTTGGCTTGTTCTTGCTTCAGGGCCAAGTCCTTGTGGCACTTGGAACACATATTCATGGTGGCAGCACTCCCAAAGAAGCCACAGTTATTAATGCAAAGAATTGGGCCTTCTGGAGCTTGGCATCCTGTCTCATCATGAGACTCCATCTTTTAACCCTCCTGCACATCATGATCCCAACATATCCAGATATAAAATGTGAGCCAAACCCAAATACAACTATGTATGAACAAACATGCATGCATTTCTTGCATAAGAGCATACATATTACAACTCACACCAGATGTTAAAACTAAGACAAGAAGACATGAAGCTGTCAAGAATGAGCACTTGAGTATAAAAGCAGACAAAACATGGATAAAgtgatataattttataatcattCCCAAATAAGTAATGTTCACAATTCTGAGTGGTAATTATATGTTCATCATTTCTCCTTTCAATTCAAGCAAAATGAGATCATTTCATGCTAGTTTCAATACTATgctaagaaataataataataacagcaATAACACATGGAACATATTGTTTATAGTCCAGACCCTCAACTCTAGTCtgccaacaaaaaaaaaatccaaacctTTCATttaatgtatataaaaataaaaaagcaggTTAGTAATCCTGATCTATAACAAGAAGAAAAGGGTCCATGGCCTCGGTCACATCCAATAAGAACCAAACATGAACAAGAAGCTCGTCATCTCAAATAGAAAACAACAAATCAACACATAAAACGTAAAGAATCCCCTTTAAGCAACAATCTTAATCAAAATGGGTAATATTCCGAATGTGTTGATAAAACATTTGGCCACAATATTACAAGCCATATCATCGAAAATTAACAAAGCCCATTGACATGATAAAAAATTCAGCTTCTAAAATAACAAGCAAAAGCACATATATATAACAAGGAAATCATCACAATATTAACCAGTACAGCGGATATTCCAGATGGGTTGATTAAAAACCCTAAATTCCCCAACCCAGCGATGAATTTGGCCCAAGCTGTACAAGTCATATCGTATTAAATTCAAAACATGTATATCTAATATATTGAACACACATCTTCTAATAACATTCAAAACATGTATAGCTAAATACATCTTCCCAAACGTATATAAATcgaattttaaatatatttcatacTGATATATTTAAAATTCGCAGAAGATAGAAAAGAGGCAGGAGTAAAAACCCTATGAGAGAGACATAGAGAAACCCTCACCTGATTGGTTAGGTTTGGCCGATCTCGACTCACAAAATCGAACCAGAAGATGATTCCTGGCTCAATTTTAAAACcctaattcaattatttaaatttaaaaggacaaaaaaaaccGGAATCAAAGTCAAATCGACATGAAGAAATTTGAAACTGATTTGATGAGATAGCAAAAGCTTAACCTAATTGAGGAGATAATCGTATATAAATCGGAGAAATAGAGACCAGCAGGAGAGAGGAGGAAGgggtagagagagagaggggttgGGTTGGGTTCGGAAAATGTGTCCCTGGTTCTATTTAAGACTTTACCTTTTCTTTCTGCCAACGATCCCTTTGAACTGAGTCGGTGCTTTCTCATTTCCTAACCTTCATTCTCCCTTTATTTACTCAATTGCCCTTCccttgtattttttaaatattgtagaaaaatattaataaatatataataaaactttttgaaaatttggagggaaaatgttataaaaaaaaaattaaaaatagagttAGGGAAAAATGAGtttcaaatcattaattttaacaaatataaaaaaacaacttcGACTTCTTc includes the following:
- the LOC100243583 gene encoding zinc finger A20 and AN1 domain-containing stress-associated protein 8, with amino-acid sequence MESHDETGCQAPEGPILCINNCGFFGSAATMNMCSKCHKDLALKQEQAKLAASSIGSIVNGSSSGNGKEPIVAGTVDVQAGPVEVKAISAEASNDSSSNQIIESKVKEGPNRCTACRKRVGLTGFNCKCGNLFCAVHRYSDKHDCPFDYRTAARDAIAKANPVVKAEKLDKI